The proteins below come from a single Balaenoptera musculus isolate JJ_BM4_2016_0621 chromosome 1, mBalMus1.pri.v3, whole genome shotgun sequence genomic window:
- the LOC118894406 gene encoding small proline-rich protein 2E-like has product MSYQQHQCKQSCQSPPVFIPKCPEPFPPKCPEPCPPKCPEPCPPLKCLEPCPSPPCRPVQCPPPLYQQKCPPVHPCPPCQQKCPPKYK; this is encoded by the coding sequence ATGTCTTACCAGCAGCATCAGTGCAAGCAGTCCTGCCAGTCACCTCCTGTGTTCATACCTAAGTGCCCTGAGCCTTTCCCACCTAAGTGCCCTGAGCCTTGCCCACCTAAGTGCCCTGAACCTTGCCCACCTCTAAAGTGTCTGGAGCCATGTCCCAGTCCTCCATGCCGACCTGTGCAGTGCCCACCTCCACTGTACCAGCAGAAATGTCCTCCTGTGCATCCATGCCCACCCTGCCAGCAGAAGTGTCCACCCAAGTATAAGTAA